One genomic segment of Abyssisolibacter fermentans includes these proteins:
- a CDS encoding selenium metabolism-associated LysR family transcriptional regulator, with amino-acid sequence MDFKQLETFVEIINLKSFSKAAQKLFLTQPTVSNHIQNLENELDTILLNRSSKYIYPTESGSILYKYAQDILNLKDNAQFTLNQYKGKIEGNLNISASSIPKQYLLPKIIKGFSTEYPDVKYTIYHKDSKEIIESILQGHTDFGIVGAKYQSKKLEFIKLIEDELVIASSYNSNSLEPNSTVDLDFLIKNKLILREDGSGSRLLLEKSLNKLNINLSSLKVIACIEDNETIKQLIKLNMGISIISLLALKDDIQNKKIKPLHLDSANLKRSFYFVYKKNKYLSPLSKAFKNYIIKNVNN; translated from the coding sequence TTGGATTTTAAACAATTAGAAACATTTGTTGAAATCATTAATTTGAAAAGTTTTTCAAAAGCTGCACAAAAATTATTCTTAACTCAACCAACAGTTTCCAATCATATACAAAACTTAGAAAACGAACTCGATACTATATTACTAAATAGATCTAGCAAATATATTTACCCTACAGAATCAGGTAGTATTTTATACAAATATGCACAAGATATACTTAATCTAAAAGATAACGCTCAATTTACTTTAAATCAGTATAAAGGAAAAATTGAGGGTAATTTAAATATAAGTGCAAGTTCTATTCCTAAGCAGTACCTATTACCCAAGATTATAAAAGGATTTTCAACTGAATATCCTGATGTAAAATATACTATTTACCATAAAGATTCTAAAGAAATAATTGAAAGTATTCTGCAAGGTCATACTGACTTTGGTATTGTTGGTGCTAAATATCAATCTAAAAAACTTGAATTCATCAAATTAATAGAAGATGAATTAGTAATAGCTTCATCATATAATTCAAACTCATTAGAACCAAACTCTACTGTTGATCTTGATTTTCTAATAAAAAACAAGCTTATTTTGCGAGAAGATGGCTCTGGTTCACGTTTACTATTAGAAAAAAGCTTAAATAAATTAAACATTAATCTATCAAGCTTAAAAGTCATAGCATGTATAGAAGATAATGAAACTATAAAACAATTAATTAAACTTAATATGGGTATTAGTATTATATCCTTATTAGCTTTAAAAGACGACATACAAAATAAAAAAATAAAACCACTACACCTTGATTCAGCTAATTTAAAAAGAAGCTTTTACTTTGTTTATAAGAAAAACAAGTATCTGTCACCATTATCTAAGGCCTTTAAAAATTATATAATAAAAAATGTTAATAACTAA
- a CDS encoding phosphatase PAP2 family protein has protein sequence MVKNKKIDTKVVIVIVQLILLNVLYLLTNKLDMRINLTTTSIDYYIPLIKCMIIPYDLWYVYIWGGLLFVLYRNKDVFFIHAKTTIIAKILCIIIFILYPTYVIRPEITGNDIFSKLLILTYASDNPVNALPSLHVLQTVITHVAITKVCKKNDRIVIFSFVVAALIILATMFTKQHSLLDVVAGMTIGVVAVVIGYWKYDKRYIFNGYVQKRI, from the coding sequence ATGGTTAAAAACAAAAAAATAGATACTAAAGTAGTCATAGTTATTGTACAGTTGATACTATTAAATGTGTTATACCTTTTGACTAATAAATTAGATATGCGGATAAATTTAACTACTACTAGTATAGACTATTATATACCGCTTATTAAATGCATGATTATACCTTATGATTTATGGTATGTTTATATCTGGGGTGGATTGTTATTTGTATTATATAGAAATAAAGATGTATTTTTTATTCATGCTAAAACAACTATAATAGCTAAAATATTATGTATTATTATTTTTATTCTTTATCCAACGTATGTTATCAGGCCAGAGATTACAGGAAATGATATATTCAGCAAGTTATTAATTTTGACATATGCTAGCGATAATCCTGTAAACGCATTACCTAGTTTACACGTATTACAGACTGTAATTACTCATGTTGCCATAACCAAAGTATGCAAAAAAAATGATAGAATAGTTATATTTAGTTTTGTGGTTGCTGCATTAATAATATTAGCAACTATGTTTACTAAACAACATAGTTTGCTAGATGTGGTAGCGGGGATGACTATAGGTGTGGTAGCTGTTGTTATT